A genomic segment from Clostridium pasteurianum BC1 encodes:
- the polA gene encoding DNA polymerase I, protein MERLLILDSNSLMNRAFYAIPALNNAEGLNTNAIYGFINMLFKMREELKPDYIVATFDKKAPTFRHKEYKDYKAGRKKMPPELAEQFPVVKELLEKLAINIFEIEGFEADDLIGTLASFSRDRGIEVYIVTGDRDALQLAEDNVKIVINKKGMTEKEIYDKDRMLLDYGVTPKQFIDVKGLMGDSSDNIPGVPGIGEKTALKLIKEYDSVENVLMNIENISGKKIKENLMEYSEQAVFSKKLATIITNVPIEIDLESIKSKDNFDVKAVRKMFLKLEFKSLMNKIPDSEEEEAVIEVKADYEVLDTIEKLKKFTSSVKDAIYILFENENENVYSKSVIKKIYVNLQDKNYVIDYDKLFKADSEELKLVLKSVFENEEIDKIIHDAKIPYTILDKIGISLKGLIFDTKIAAYLIDPAKSEYQLNGLIRDSLNIDIKDEDELLRVKEVQYLKAIYEDLSAKIKLLNMEELFYDVEEPLIEVLSSMEGRGFKVDRVKLNELGEQFSEKIQQTQEEIYSISGEEFNISSPKQLGKILFEKLDLPVIKKTKTGYSTNAEVLEKLRDKHPIIDKITYYRQLTKLYSTYVEGLKAVIDVDDKIHSSFNQTVTTTGRLSSTEPNLQNIPIKHEMGREIRKVFIPDSSECVILSGDYSQIELRVLAHIADDENLINAFKHHSDIHTKTASEVFNVPIDQVTPLMRSNAKAVNFGIVYGIGDFSLAQDLKITKSKAKEYIDTYFARYPNVKKYLEDIVVKAKEELYVTTILNRRRYIPEIKARNKMVASFGERLAMNTPIQGSAADIIKLAMVKVYEKLNKEKLKSTIILQVHDELILNVYKDELEKVKKLVKDEMENAIELKVPLEVDINIGETWYEAK, encoded by the coding sequence ACATAAGGAGTACAAAGATTATAAGGCTGGAAGGAAGAAAATGCCCCCAGAGCTTGCAGAACAATTTCCAGTAGTTAAGGAACTTCTTGAAAAGTTGGCTATAAACATATTTGAAATTGAAGGCTTTGAAGCAGACGATTTAATAGGAACCCTGGCTTCCTTTTCAAGAGATCGTGGAATAGAAGTTTACATAGTTACAGGAGATAGAGATGCACTTCAACTGGCAGAGGATAATGTAAAGATAGTTATAAATAAAAAGGGTATGACTGAAAAGGAAATTTATGATAAGGACAGAATGCTTCTGGACTATGGTGTTACTCCTAAGCAGTTTATAGATGTAAAGGGACTTATGGGAGACAGCTCGGACAATATTCCAGGAGTGCCTGGCATTGGAGAAAAAACGGCACTTAAGCTTATAAAAGAATATGACAGTGTGGAAAATGTTCTTATGAACATAGAAAATATAAGCGGGAAAAAGATTAAGGAAAATCTCATGGAGTATAGTGAACAGGCAGTATTTAGTAAAAAACTTGCAACTATAATAACTAATGTTCCAATAGAAATAGATTTAGAGTCTATAAAATCAAAAGACAATTTTGATGTAAAAGCTGTAAGAAAAATGTTTTTAAAGCTTGAATTCAAAAGTCTCATGAATAAAATTCCTGATTCAGAGGAGGAAGAGGCTGTAATTGAAGTAAAAGCAGATTATGAAGTTTTGGATACTATAGAAAAACTTAAAAAGTTTACTTCCTCAGTAAAAGACGCTATATATATCCTATTCGAAAATGAAAATGAGAATGTATACTCTAAAAGTGTTATAAAGAAAATATATGTGAATCTACAGGATAAAAACTATGTAATTGACTATGATAAGCTTTTTAAAGCTGATTCAGAAGAATTGAAACTAGTTCTAAAATCGGTTTTTGAAAATGAAGAAATAGACAAAATAATTCATGATGCTAAAATACCTTATACTATACTTGATAAAATAGGTATTTCATTAAAGGGGTTGATTTTTGACACAAAAATAGCGGCTTATCTTATTGACCCTGCTAAAAGTGAATACCAATTAAATGGCTTAATAAGGGATAGCTTAAATATAGATATAAAGGATGAAGATGAGCTCCTTAGAGTAAAAGAAGTACAATATCTAAAAGCTATATATGAGGATTTAAGTGCAAAGATTAAGCTTTTAAATATGGAAGAATTATTTTATGATGTGGAAGAACCCTTAATAGAAGTGCTTTCTTCTATGGAAGGTAGGGGCTTTAAGGTTGACAGGGTAAAGCTTAATGAATTGGGAGAGCAATTCAGTGAAAAAATACAGCAGACTCAGGAGGAAATCTATAGTATTTCTGGAGAGGAGTTTAATATAAGCTCTCCAAAGCAGCTTGGTAAAATTCTATTTGAAAAGCTTGATTTACCTGTGATTAAAAAGACCAAAACAGGTTATTCCACCAATGCAGAGGTGCTGGAAAAGTTAAGGGATAAGCATCCTATTATAGATAAAATAACTTACTATAGGCAGCTTACAAAATTGTATTCTACTTATGTGGAGGGTTTAAAAGCTGTTATTGATGTGGATGATAAAATACACTCCAGCTTTAATCAAACAGTTACAACTACAGGAAGACTTTCAAGCACAGAACCTAACCTTCAGAATATACCTATAAAACATGAAATGGGGAGAGAGATAAGAAAGGTATTTATACCTGACAGCTCAGAATGTGTAATTTTGTCTGGAGATTATTCGCAAATAGAACTAAGGGTGCTTGCTCATATTGCCGATGATGAAAATCTAATAAATGCCTTTAAACATCATAGTGATATACATACTAAAACTGCATCAGAGGTGTTTAATGTGCCAATTGATCAGGTAACGCCACTTATGAGAAGTAATGCAAAGGCAGTTAATTTTGGTATAGTTTACGGCATCGGGGATTTTAGTCTTGCACAAGACCTTAAAATAACCAAAAGTAAAGCGAAAGAATATATAGATACCTATTTTGCAAGATATCCTAATGTAAAAAAATATCTGGAAGATATTGTTGTTAAGGCAAAGGAAGAACTATATGTTACAACTATATTAAATAGAAGAAGATATATTCCAGAAATAAAGGCAAGAAATAAAATGGTAGCTTCCTTTGGTGAAAGACTCGCCATGAATACCCCTATACAGGGAAGTGCAGCAGATATAATTAAACTTGCAATGGTAAAGGTATATGAAAAACTTAACAAAGAAAAATTAAAGAGCACTATTATACTTCAGGTTCATGATGAACTTATTTTGAATGTATATAAGGATGAACTAGAAAAAGTAAAAAAACTGGTTAAGGATGAAATGGAAAACGCAATAGAATTAAAGGTTCCATTAGAAGTAGATATAAATATAGGGGAAACCTGGTACGAAGCAAAATAA
- the coaE gene encoding dephospho-CoA kinase (Dephospho-CoA kinase (CoaE) performs the final step in coenzyme A biosynthesis.): MLKVGLTGGIGSGKSTVARMFKERSIPVIDADVIAREVLNLYPELLQEIKNEFGSEFFDEDGRLLRRKLGDYVFTSEPKRKRLEEIIMPYIKKDIFKHMKLYEDLKENICILDAPILIETGINNDMDINVLVWVDKDTQIKRVMDRDKMSLDQVMNRINAQMPLDEKKKHVDIVIDTSVDIDYTETQVKKLLTSLDII, translated from the coding sequence ATGTTAAAGGTAGGACTTACAGGAGGCATTGGAAGTGGAAAGAGTACTGTAGCCAGAATGTTTAAGGAAAGATCTATTCCAGTTATAGATGCGGATGTCATTGCAAGAGAAGTTTTAAATCTGTATCCAGAGCTATTGCAGGAGATAAAAAATGAATTTGGCAGTGAGTTCTTTGATGAAGATGGAAGGCTTTTAAGAAGGAAATTAGGAGATTATGTTTTTACATCAGAGCCTAAAAGAAAAAGACTGGAAGAAATTATAATGCCCTATATAAAAAAGGATATATTTAAGCATATGAAGCTATATGAGGATTTAAAAGAAAATATATGTATTCTAGATGCTCCAATTTTAATTGAAACAGGTATAAATAATGATATGGATATTAATGTTTTAGTATGGGTTGATAAAGATACTCAAATCAAAAGAGTTATGGACAGAGATAAGATGAGTTTAGATCAGGTGATGAACAGAATAAATGCACAGATGCCCTTAGATGAAAAGAAGAAGCATGTAGATATTGTAATAGATACCAGTGTTGATATAGATTATACTGAGACTCAGGTTAAAAAATTATTGACATCGCTAGATATAATATAG
- a CDS encoding lytic transglycosylase domain-containing protein: MRGKSLLLTFIVVVIIITAALNVKTIGKHYYPIKYSKFIYEYSTKYNLDPYYVAAIAKTESNYNSNAKSNKNAYGIMQITPETGAWAAEKMGLKDFSTEKLYDPEYNIRMGCWYLNNLKEEFGSLDLVAAAYNGGRGNVKSWLNNMEHSKDGKNLHYIPFPETAKYVNKIKVNYNIYKWLYSNQ, encoded by the coding sequence ATGAGGGGAAAAAGTTTGCTGCTTACATTTATAGTAGTAGTGATAATTATTACAGCAGCATTAAATGTAAAAACAATAGGAAAACATTATTATCCTATAAAATATTCTAAATTCATATACGAATATTCTACTAAGTATAATTTAGATCCCTATTATGTGGCAGCTATTGCCAAAACGGAAAGTAATTATAATTCAAATGCTAAATCAAATAAAAATGCCTATGGAATAATGCAAATAACCCCGGAAACAGGAGCATGGGCAGCGGAAAAAATGGGTCTCAAAGATTTTAGCACTGAAAAGCTCTATGATCCGGAATATAACATAAGAATGGGATGTTGGTATTTAAACAATCTTAAAGAGGAATTTGGAAGCTTGGATCTAGTAGCAGCTGCTTATAATGGTGGCAGAGGAAACGTTAAGTCCTGGCTAAATAATATGGAACATTCAAAGGATGGAAAAAATCTTCATTATATACCATTTCCGGAGACAGCTAAGTATGTGAATAAAATAAAAGTAAATTATAATATATATAAGTGGCTGTATAGTAATCAGTAG
- a CDS encoding Cof-type HAD-IIB family hydrolase: MKKAIFFDIDGTLIDCPKGINEISPRVKKSIKTLQNEGNYVFIATGRPYAFIYKELLDFGFDGFVLTNGAQVIVKNKAIYKQQINKNFVKKLIYDLEKFDIQYILQGEIYSYIKEKYRELYSYYDSFYIPRKYIKSEYNIEDIATYKIEMLCKNKEGTDYCLSLENEEYDYIHNSSPNVFEFYSKKDTKASGIIKVLEHLNIPINNSYAFGDGKNDIEMLKTVGCGIAMGNAGDEVKNYAKEITDEVENDGIAVGIEKFILDKSI; the protein is encoded by the coding sequence ATGAAGAAAGCAATATTTTTTGATATAGACGGAACGTTAATAGACTGCCCAAAGGGTATAAATGAAATTAGTCCAAGAGTAAAAAAATCTATTAAGACATTACAAAATGAAGGAAATTATGTTTTTATTGCAACGGGTAGACCCTATGCCTTTATATATAAAGAATTACTAGATTTTGGTTTTGATGGCTTTGTACTCACCAATGGCGCACAAGTAATAGTTAAAAACAAAGCAATATATAAACAACAAATCAATAAAAATTTTGTAAAAAAATTAATTTATGATCTTGAAAAATTTGATATCCAGTATATATTACAAGGAGAAATATATTCATATATAAAGGAAAAGTATAGAGAGTTATATTCATATTATGACAGTTTCTATATACCTAGGAAATATATAAAAAGTGAATACAATATTGAAGATATCGCTACCTATAAGATAGAAATGTTGTGTAAAAATAAAGAAGGGACAGACTATTGTCTATCACTGGAAAATGAAGAATATGATTATATTCATAATTCGTCACCTAATGTTTTTGAATTTTATTCTAAAAAAGACACAAAAGCATCTGGAATAATAAAGGTATTGGAGCATTTAAATATTCCTATAAATAATAGCTATGCCTTTGGAGACGGTAAAAATGATATAGAAATGCTAAAAACTGTTGGATGTGGAATTGCTATGGGAAATGCTGGTGATGAAGTGAAAAATTATGCTAAAGAAATAACAGATGAAGTTGAAAATGATGGAATAGCAGTAGGTATAGAAAAATTTATACTAGATAAAAGTATATGA
- a CDS encoding recombinase family protein has translation MNNKRKAYGYVRLSNDEDKKQNSLQNQKRILIDYAENNEYNLIKIFEDDNVSGTNFNRKGIYELIKEVENGDVDIVLIKDLSRIGRNKVYSSIFLEYLRRLNVRVVSITESLDNFNDNDYMLISFKQMLNEQYVEDTSKKIKAGFEQKQKDGLVIIPPFGYKKNLKTKKIEINHECAEIVRKIYNLYIDGNGIKKIASLLTLQGIHTPSWYQKQIYDKIYQPGKKWIEQDFWSDRTISTILENEAYIGTLRCGVSERSVIYRYKKRLPREEHIIHRGFYPSIITDALWEKVQDIKKNKPNNRDKNIKNSRIHKYAGLLICRDCGASFVAKNRFCNSKKYVEYVCNAYHRYGNNVCSSHRIKEKDIDIMLYNYLKSVRKAVGKNVFGMADFIKKFD, from the coding sequence ATGAATAATAAAAGAAAAGCCTATGGATATGTAAGATTATCTAATGATGAAGATAAAAAGCAAAATTCACTACAAAACCAAAAAAGGATTCTTATAGATTATGCAGAAAATAATGAATATAATTTAATTAAAATTTTTGAAGATGATAATGTATCAGGAACGAATTTTAATAGAAAAGGAATATATGAATTAATAAAAGAAGTAGAAAATGGAGATGTAGATATTGTTCTTATCAAAGATTTATCAAGAATAGGAAGAAACAAGGTTTATTCTTCAATTTTTTTAGAATATCTAAGACGATTAAATGTAAGGGTTGTATCTATAACGGAAAGTCTTGATAATTTTAATGATAATGATTACATGTTAATTAGTTTTAAACAAATGTTAAATGAACAATATGTTGAAGATACAAGTAAGAAAATAAAAGCTGGTTTTGAACAAAAGCAAAAGGATGGATTAGTTATAATACCACCATTTGGATATAAGAAAAATTTAAAAACAAAGAAGATAGAAATAAATCATGAATGTGCTGAAATTGTAAGAAAAATATACAATTTATATATTGATGGGAATGGAATAAAAAAGATAGCTTCGTTATTGACATTACAAGGTATTCACACACCATCTTGGTATCAGAAGCAAATATACGATAAGATATATCAACCAGGGAAAAAATGGATTGAACAAGATTTCTGGAGTGATAGAACTATTTCAACAATACTTGAAAATGAAGCTTATATAGGAACTTTAAGATGCGGAGTATCGGAAAGATCTGTAATCTATAGATACAAGAAAAGATTGCCTAGAGAGGAACATATCATTCATAGAGGATTCTATCCATCTATAATAACAGATGCACTATGGGAAAAAGTTCAAGATATAAAGAAAAATAAGCCAAATAATAGAGATAAAAATATTAAAAATTCAAGAATACATAAATATGCAGGATTATTAATATGTAGAGATTGTGGAGCTAGCTTTGTAGCTAAAAATCGATTTTGTAATAGCAAAAAATATGTTGAATATGTGTGTAATGCCTATCATAGATATGGAAATAATGTTTGTTCTTCCCATAGGATAAAAGAAAAAGATATAGATATTATGTTATACAATTATTTAAAAAGTGTGAGAAAGGCTGTGGGAAAAAATGTTTTTGGAATGGCTGATTTCATTAAAAAATTTGATTAA
- a CDS encoding recombinase family protein, translating into MQLKELIENKKVDILVAKDLSRIGRHNAKTLLFLDYLDEHNVRLMLKNDNYDSDSDDDSIIGIKTWYNEMYLKDLSKKIKTNIKQKQKEGLVIVPNYGYMKDPNNPKKIIVDEDVVDTIKLIFRLYIEGMGCTKIAHYLNEKHVETPSIHKMKKFDFGWKPDWTQKELWYATSVKRILHNDAYIGTLRCGVTRLIKMKGKKVRVPKEDQ; encoded by the coding sequence CTGCAATTAAAGGAATTAATAGAAAATAAAAAGGTAGATATATTAGTAGCAAAAGATCTTTCAAGAATAGGCAGACATAATGCAAAGACACTTTTGTTTTTAGATTACTTAGATGAACATAATGTAAGGCTTATGCTTAAAAATGATAATTATGATAGCGATAGTGATGATGATTCAATAATTGGAATAAAAACCTGGTACAATGAAATGTATTTAAAAGATTTGAGTAAAAAGATAAAAACTAATATAAAGCAAAAACAAAAGGAAGGGCTTGTTATAGTACCTAATTATGGATATATGAAAGACCCTAATAATCCTAAAAAAATAATAGTTGATGAGGATGTAGTTGATACAATAAAATTAATATTTAGACTTTACATAGAAGGAATGGGCTGTACAAAAATAGCCCATTATTTAAATGAAAAACATGTAGAAACTCCATCAATTCATAAGATGAAAAAATTTGATTTTGGATGGAAACCTGACTGGACTCAAAAGGAATTGTGGTATGCAACTAGTGTTAAAAGAATACTACATAATGATGCTTACATAGGAACATTAAGATGTGGAGTTACAAGGCTTATAAAGATGAAAGGGAAAAAGGTTAGAGTTCCAAAAGAAGATCAATAG
- a CDS encoding zinc ribbon domain-containing protein — protein sequence MLKCGDCNKGFVARKNKTKNYEHKITYVCATFHRYGSELCNGHRLFESDIDELVLDEIKGLLHNAKINLDNIDKNIEEKRNKRKDYDKGIEILKIKVAEQKEEIKNYAKQLAKGLIGEEIFEELTSEAKVELDKLEKLLVEAENSRDNHANDKEKIIKCIEVLQKILDKNKLTNADVTMLIEKIVVTETDEVGKYNMPKLDIEINWNTSFII from the coding sequence ATATTAAAATGCGGAGACTGCAATAAGGGATTTGTAGCAAGAAAAAATAAGACAAAAAATTATGAACATAAAATTACATATGTATGTGCTACTTTTCATAGATATGGCTCAGAATTGTGCAATGGACACAGGCTATTTGAAAGTGATATTGATGAACTTGTACTTGATGAAATCAAAGGGTTACTACATAATGCAAAGATAAATCTTGATAATATAGATAAAAACATAGAGGAAAAAAGAAATAAGCGTAAGGACTATGATAAAGGCATTGAAATATTAAAAATTAAAGTTGCAGAACAAAAGGAAGAAATTAAGAATTATGCAAAGCAGCTTGCCAAAGGATTAATTGGTGAAGAAATATTTGAAGAATTGACTAGTGAAGCAAAAGTGGAACTGGATAAATTAGAAAAGCTCTTAGTCGAGGCAGAAAATTCAAGAGATAATCATGCAAATGACAAGGAAAAGATAATAAAGTGCATTGAGGTTTTGCAGAAGATATTAGATAAAAATAAACTCACCAATGCGGATGTTACAATGCTTATTGAAAAGATAGTGGTAACTGAAACGGACGAAGTAGGTAAATATAATATGCCAAAGCTGGATATTGAGATTAACTGGAATACATCGTTTATTATTTAA
- a CDS encoding TIGR00730 family Rossman fold protein has protein sequence MKRICVYSGSNLGFRPEYKENAKLLGKILAKSEIELVYGGSRIGLMGVISNEVLRNNGKVIGVMPKGLFSSEMVHKNLTRLIEVENMHERRQTMAELSDGFIALPGGLGTFEELFEMLSWAQLGIHKKSIGILNISNFFDSLLHMIQNICTEGFMSKSNIKLISISDNPSLLIEKMKIYIPPIMGNKWRELSCK, from the coding sequence ATGAAAAGAATCTGTGTTTATTCTGGCTCTAATCTAGGGTTCCGTCCAGAATATAAAGAAAATGCTAAACTACTTGGAAAAATATTAGCTAAAAGCGAAATTGAATTAGTATATGGTGGTTCAAGAATAGGACTTATGGGCGTAATATCAAATGAGGTTTTAAGAAATAATGGAAAAGTTATTGGGGTTATGCCTAAAGGACTTTTTTCCAGTGAAATGGTTCATAAAAATTTAACTAGGCTTATTGAAGTTGAAAACATGCATGAAAGAAGACAAACTATGGCTGAACTTTCTGATGGCTTCATAGCGCTTCCTGGTGGACTGGGCACTTTTGAAGAACTATTTGAAATGCTTAGTTGGGCTCAGCTTGGTATCCATAAAAAATCTATTGGTATATTAAATATATCAAATTTCTTTGACTCTCTTTTACATATGATTCAAAATATATGTACTGAAGGGTTTATGAGTAAATCAAATATTAAACTTATTTCAATTTCTGACAACCCTTCACTATTAATAGAAAAAATGAAAATCTATATCCCACCGATAATGGGAAATAAATGGCGTGAATTATCCTGTAAATAA
- a CDS encoding DMT family transporter — translation MIFTYYLLSLVSGFALTLQVGINGELRSKIGNPILSSLISFGVGTLGLAIVFFFTVLNGSSTLPTANNIKNTSWWMFIGGLLGAFYIFTTIFTSSKIGFANMFSLIICGQIILAVIFDHFGLLGNQIHLLTPLRSLGVILLVLGVYIIQTH, via the coding sequence ATGATATTTACATATTACTTACTATCATTAGTATCTGGATTTGCCTTGACTTTACAGGTTGGTATAAATGGAGAACTTCGTTCAAAAATAGGAAACCCTATACTTTCATCCCTCATTAGCTTTGGTGTAGGGACACTAGGTCTTGCAATAGTATTCTTCTTTACAGTATTAAATGGTTCTAGCACATTACCTACTGCTAATAATATTAAAAATACAAGTTGGTGGATGTTCATAGGAGGATTATTAGGAGCATTTTATATATTTACAACCATATTCACTTCTTCTAAAATTGGATTTGCCAATATGTTTAGTCTTATTATATGTGGTCAAATAATCCTTGCCGTCATATTTGATCATTTTGGATTATTAGGCAATCAAATTCATTTACTAACTCCACTAAGATCTCTAGGTGTTATTTTGTTAGTCTTAGGTGTTTATATTATTCAAACTCATTAA
- a CDS encoding LysR family transcriptional regulator has translation MHINLELYRIFYITAKLGSISKAAKELFTSQPAVSQSIKLLEENLEGQLFHRTSRGVSLTLEGEVLFKYIEQGYGLMQTAERKFLELKNLNLGQVRIAVCSTICKYYLMKYLETYNLAFPNIKIYVKDQSTQKIVQALESGEIDIGILNMNIKNNDSISIIKTFKIQDCFVVGEKYKYICERKITLNKLVDNYPIIMLEKGGNTRNYIDNYFSTYGLKVLPQIELSNMELLIEFAKKGLGVSCVIKNYIQRELEQKQLYEISIKEKIPERIMGIAIKKDIPMSTAAERFIKFIKD, from the coding sequence ATGCATATTAATCTTGAACTTTACAGAATTTTTTATATTACTGCCAAATTAGGAAGTATATCTAAAGCAGCAAAAGAACTTTTCACATCACAGCCGGCAGTTAGCCAGTCTATAAAATTATTAGAGGAAAATTTAGAAGGACAATTATTTCATAGAACGTCAAGAGGAGTTTCTCTTACCTTAGAGGGTGAGGTATTATTCAAATATATAGAGCAGGGTTATGGACTTATGCAGACCGCAGAAAGAAAATTTTTAGAACTAAAAAATCTTAATTTGGGTCAGGTAAGAATAGCTGTATGCAGTACAATATGTAAATATTATCTTATGAAATATTTGGAAACATATAACTTAGCATTTCCGAATATAAAAATTTACGTCAAGGATCAGTCAACACAAAAAATAGTCCAAGCATTAGAGTCAGGTGAGATAGATATAGGAATTTTAAATATGAACATAAAGAACAATGATTCTATTAGTATTATTAAAACATTTAAAATACAAGACTGTTTTGTAGTGGGGGAAAAATACAAATATATTTGCGAGAGAAAGATAACGTTGAATAAATTGGTAGATAATTATCCCATTATTATGCTGGAGAAAGGTGGCAATACTAGAAATTATATAGATAATTATTTTAGTACATATGGACTAAAAGTATTGCCGCAAATAGAGTTAAGTAATATGGAACTATTGATTGAATTTGCTAAAAAAGGATTGGGAGTTTCTTGTGTTATAAAAAATTATATTCAAAGGGAATTGGAGCAAAAACAATTATATGAAATTTCTATTAAAGAAAAAATTCCTGAAAGAATTATGGGAATAGCAATAAAGAAAGATATTCCTATGTCTACAGCCGCAGAGAGGTTTATCAAATTTATTAAAGATTAG
- a CDS encoding lactate utilization protein gives MDINVSWYIEKQVERTIKNLNNRNMEGYYINNREMLFHKLKELIVKGSTVGVGDSMTLFETGVIDFLRSGNFNFLDKYEDKLTSDDKREIYIKNFSADTFICSTNAITEGGELYNIDGNGSRVAPMLYGPKQVIFVIGINKIVKNIEEAEKRVRDYAAPIDAKRLNKDTPCAKLGYCVDCKSENRICNDFVVIRGQFIKRRIKVLIVGDVLGY, from the coding sequence ATGGATATAAACGTTTCATGGTATATTGAGAAGCAAGTTGAGAGAACTATAAAAAACCTAAATAACCGTAACATGGAAGGATATTATATTAATAATAGAGAGATGCTATTTCACAAATTAAAAGAGCTTATAGTTAAAGGTTCTACAGTTGGTGTAGGAGACTCAATGACTCTTTTTGAAACTGGAGTAATAGATTTTTTAAGAAGTGGAAATTTTAATTTTTTAGACAAATATGAAGATAAATTGACAAGTGATGATAAAAGAGAGATATATATTAAAAATTTTTCTGCTGATACTTTCATTTGTAGCACAAATGCAATAACTGAAGGTGGTGAATTATATAATATTGATGGAAATGGAAGTAGAGTTGCTCCAATGCTCTATGGTCCTAAACAAGTTATTTTTGTAATTGGGATAAATAAAATTGTTAAAAATATAGAAGAAGCTGAGAAAAGAGTAAGGGACTATGCTGCCCCAATTGATGCAAAAAGATTAAATAAGGATACACCTTGTGCAAAGCTTGGATATTGTGTTGATTGCAAAAGTGAAAATAGAATTTGTAATGATTTTGTGGTAATTAGAGGGCAGTTTATTAAGAGAAGAATAAAGGTATTAATTGTTGGAGATGTTTTAGGTTATTAA
- a CDS encoding class I SAM-dependent methyltransferase produces the protein MEQKSMTALVSAFSRAYHSTQNTDKVFDDYFAKKILTQNEYEQIANNMSKGIGFFNPTFVGTQEEALRWIVNNQLSPSPLGRAAFAEKSLESAIQIGAKQYLIFAAGYDTFAYRQTDWASKIQIFEIDHPATGADKQKRIQSVSAERPANLHYVSADFRENNWQSNLLGCAQFDQSKISFCSLLGISYYLSKQVFKETINTISSFVPKGSSIVFDYPDEDTYTDKAGERAKKQAAMAGAANEKMLASYSYMELEKLLADSNFLIYEHLTPNEITDQYFKKYNEANPKHPMTAFDNVNYCLAVKR, from the coding sequence ATGGAACAAAAAAGCATGACAGCACTCGTAAGTGCTTTTTCAAGAGCGTATCATTCAACGCAAAATACAGATAAAGTATTTGATGATTATTTTGCAAAAAAAATCTTAACGCAGAATGAATACGAACAAATAGCAAATAATATGTCAAAAGGAATAGGTTTCTTCAATCCAACTTTTGTGGGTACACAGGAGGAGGCTTTGCGATGGATTGTTAATAATCAGTTATCTCCATCTCCGCTAGGTAGAGCAGCATTTGCAGAAAAATCACTTGAAAGTGCTATACAAATTGGGGCAAAGCAGTATTTGATTTTTGCTGCCGGATATGACACATTTGCATATCGCCAGACTGACTGGGCATCGAAAATTCAAATCTTTGAAATTGACCACCCAGCTACCGGTGCTGACAAGCAAAAACGCATTCAATCAGTATCAGCAGAAAGGCCTGCAAATCTACACTATGTGTCTGCAGATTTTAGAGAAAACAATTGGCAAAGCAACTTGCTTGGCTGTGCGCAATTTGATCAAAGTAAAATTAGCTTTTGCAGTTTGCTTGGAATAAGTTATTATTTGTCTAAGCAGGTCTTTAAAGAAACAATCAATACGATTTCAAGCTTTGTGCCAAAAGGCAGCAGTATTGTTTTTGATTATCCTGATGAGGATACTTACACTGATAAAGCTGGAGAACGAGCCAAAAAGCAAGCAGCGATGGCTGGTGCTGCAAACGAAAAAATGCTTGCAAGCTATTCTTATATGGAATTGGAAAAGCTATTAGCCGATAGTAATTTTTTGATTTATGAGCATTTGACACCTAATGAAATAACAGACCAGTATTTCAAAAAATATAATGAAGCAAATCCAAAGCATCCAATGACAGCTTTTGATAATGTAAATTATTGTTTGGCTGTCAAAAGATAA